DNA sequence from the Chitinophaga flava genome:
AAAACCGATGATCACATCAAAAATGCCAGATGCCAGTGACCAACCCCATCCATGCATGGTATTACGGTTACCCGTTGCAAAAATGATTTCAAATATTCCCGTCACGAATAAGGTTACACTAAAAAAAATACTCAGCAGTAAATAGCTGCTGAAGGGATTGTTGAAAACAATAAAGCCCGCAATAATAAAGATGATACCATTGAGCAGATAAAGCCACCAGTACTTTACATTATTACGGATGGCCGACAGGACCTGTGACATATATTGATTTTATTTTATTGTTATAAAATAATGACAATCTATATCTTCCTAACACCTGGGTCTATAAAAAGTTCGGGGAGCATGCTGGGTTTGGGAGGTGAAATGCCCTAACTTTGTCAAAATGATTTAAATCATAAATTTAATACAAGACGGAAACTATATTTGCAGAATGAATAAGGCGATCAAGCAAGACAGAAAATCACCTAACTGGTGGCATCAAGTGGACTTCCTGGGAATTCATGCTATTCCTTTACTGGCATTTTTTACTGGCACCACAGCATTTGACTGGATATTATGTGGGGCACTGTATGTAGTGCGTATGTTTTTTGTGACAGCCGGTTATCACCGGTATTTCTCCCATCGTGCTTTTAAAACATCGCGGTTCTTTCAATTTATTCTGGCCGGCGGCGCACAGAGCAGCTTGCAGAAAGGGGCCCTCTGGTGGTCTGCCAATCACCGCATTCACCACAAACACAGCGATACGCCTGAAGATCCGCACTCTGCCAATGTTTATGGCATCTGGTATGCGCACATCGGCTGGATCATGGGACCAGAATACAAACCTACCCGTTTTGATCTGATCAAAGACCATAAAGCCAAAGAACTGTTCTGGCTCAACAAATACCATATGATACCTGCGATCGTCTTAATGGTGGCGGTGTATTTTGTAGGTAACAAAGTAAATGGCACCGGTTGGTTTGACTGGACAGCAGGATTGTCTACCCTACTGATAGGCTTCTTCGCCAGCACTGTATTCCTGTATCATGGTACCTTTACCATTAACTCACTCATGCACAAAATCGGCAAGCAGCGTTATTACACCGGCGATCAGTCCCGTAATAGCCTTGTCCTCGCGCTGGTTACACTGGGTGAAGGCTGGCACAACAACCACCACTACTATCAGAGCGCTGCACGTCAGGGTTTCTACTGGTGGGAAATTGACATCAGCTACTATGTAATCAAAACACTGGGCTGGTTAGGTATTGTGTGGGACATCCGCCCTGTACCTGCCAAAGTGCAGAACAGCAACAAACTGAAAGATATGCAGGCCGGCCAGGTGCCAGTAGCAGTACCTGAATTGCAGGACTAAAAATAATCATCGATAAAAAGAGAAGACCGAAGCGGAACAACTGCTTCGGTCTTCTCTTTTTATTGTAATTCACAATTGATTATTATCTTGTCCCCCTGAAAAAATAAATATCCATGCAATACACACCAGCAACAGACAGATATGATGCCATGATCTATAACCGCTGCGGCAGAAGCGGCCTGCAGCTTCCGGCCGTATCACTGGGGTTATGGCATAACTTCGGTTCTATCGATAACTACGAGAATGGCCGGAGTATTATCCGTCGCGCCTTCGACAAAGGCATTACCCACTTCGACCTGGCCAATAACTACGGACCCGTTCCCGGCAGCGCAGAAGAGAACTTCGGACGTATCCTGAAACAGGACTTTACCGGTCACCTGCGTGACGAGCTGATCATCTCCACCAAAGCCGGCTACCTCATGTGGCCCGGCCCCTATGGCGATAAAGGCTCCCGTAAATACCTCATCTCCAGCCTCGACCAAAGCCTTCGCCGCATGCAGCTGGATTATGTAGACATCTTCTACTCCCACCGCCCGGACCCGGAGACACCCATAGAAGAAACCATGGGCGCACTGCACAGCATCGTACAACAAGGTAAAGCCCTCTATGTAGGCCTCTCCAACTATACCGCCCAACAAACCCAACAGGCCGTAGCCATACTGAAAGAACTGGGCACCCCCTGCCTGATTCATCAGCCTAAATACAGCATGTTTGAACGATGGGTAGAAGACGGACTGCTGGACGTACTGGAAGCTAACGGCATCGGCTGTATCCCCTTTTCGCCACTAGCGCAAGGGCTGCTCACCGACCGCTATCTCAACGGCATTCCCGCAGGATCCCGTGCCAGCAAACCCAGTGGATTCCTGCAAGAACACGAAGTATCAGACGAAAAAATTGATAAAATCAGGAAACTATATATACTGGCATTGCAAAGAGGGCAGTCACTCGCCCAGATGGCACTGGCATGGATCCTGAAAGACAAACGTATCACCACCGTACTGATCGGCGCCAGCTCTGTAGCTCAGCTGGATAACAATCTTGATACACTCAAAAACACGCATTTCAACAACGACGAACTCGAAAAAATCGAATCCATTTTGTCCCAGGGCTGAAGCCCTGGGCTATAATTGTTTGGGTTAATCGGGGGGTTTAGGATTTAATTGGAGGTTTTTCTTTTAAAGAACCATTCAATTTAGTTAGAATGAAAGGCTTTGGGCTATGATAGATTTAGAATTAATTGGAGCTTTTTCTTTAAAAGCCATCCAATTAATTCTAAATCTATCATAGCCCAGGGCTTCAGCCCTGGGATTTTTTATTTTCGGGGTTTAGCTCTTTCGTATTGCAGGGGCCATTTGATGGAATCGGCTCCCAGCTGATGGGCTGCTCTTAGGGGGAAGTAAGGATCCCGCAGCAGTTCCCGCGCCAGCAGCACCAGGTCGGCACGGCCGCCGGCAATGATGGACTCTGCTTCGGCCGCAGTGGTGATAAGCCCTACAGCACCGGTGGCGATGCCTGCTTCCCGGCGGACTTTTTCGGCGAAAGGCGTTTGATAGAGGGGACCCAGCTCAATTTTCTGGTAGGGTACCAGGCCGCCTGAAGAACAGTCTACCAGGTCTACCCCTTCCCTTTTCAGTATCGCAGCCAACCGAACGGATTCATCGGGATTCCAGCCATTAGCAGCCCAATCCGTGGCGGATATACGTACCAGCAACGGCAGCTCCTGAGGCCATACAGCCCTTACAGATTCTACCGTCTGTAACAGCAGGCGTACTCTGTTTTCGAAGGAACCACCATATTCATCTGTTCGTTGATTACTTAGAGGTGATAAAAAACTATGCAGCAGATAACCATGTGCAGCATGGATCTCCACCACCTTAAAACCAGCCTGCAATGCCCGCAGGGCAGCTTTTCTGAAGTCGTTGAGCACTTTTAGTATACCTTCCTGAGAGAGGGCTACCGGTGTAGGATATACGTCGCTGAAGGGGATAGCACTGGGCCCGTACACCTCCCAGCCTCCATCAGCAATGTCTATTTTACCACTACCCTCCCACGGCCTTACAGTGCTGGCCTTTCTGCCGGCATGTGCCAGCTGCATGCCAGGTACAGCACCCTGGTCAGTAATAAACCGTGCTATACGTTGCAACATCTCCATCTGTTCATCTTTCCAGATGCCAAGGTCCTGTGGAGAGATACGGCCTTCCGGCGAAACAGCAGCTGCTTCTGTCATCACCAGCCCCGCTCCTCCTACCGCACGGCTCCCCAGATGCACCAGGTGCCAGTCGTTCGCAAATCCATCCGTAGATGAATACTCACACATGGGTGATACCACTATGCGGTTGCGCAGCGTTATCGTCCTCAGCTGCAAAGGAGTAAACAAATGTACCATCGTGCTCACTTTTAAGTACTTTAAAAATAAGGCATTATCTGTTTATAACCAGCTGGTATATACGAATGTTTATCTTATCAGGTCGGTTAAAGATATCCTAAACACCTTGGCGTGTGCTGCATTTTTTGCGTAATTCGTTGTTATACTCAATTATCCTTATGCCCGCGTTCACTGATAACAACAAGCCATGGCCCCTCCTCCGGCTGGTACTCTTTCGTTTTTTTGCTATTTATCTTCTGTTGTACCATTCTCCTAAAATACTGCTACCGGATTACTGGTGGAATGCCGTAGTAACCTGGGCAGGGAAACTGCTGATCCGGCGAGGATATGAAATCGAATACTGGCCTGCTGGCAGTGGAGATACGACCTTCAATTATCTCCAGCTGTTCTGTCTGTTGATCCTTACCCTGATCATCAACTGCATCTGGTGGGCCATCGACCACAAAAGAAAAAACGATGACAAAGCACAATACTGGATCATGACCCTGTTTCGTTACCAGCTGGCTTGTATTATGTTTGGGTATGGCATTGCGAAAGTAATCCCCACCCAGTTTACTCTTCCCCTTTTATATAAACTGGACCAGCCATTTGGAGAAAGTTCTCCTATGGGGTTGGCCTGGACTTTTATGGGCGCATCACCCGGCTATACTATTTTCTCCGGTATAGCCGAATGCATAGCCGGGCTTTTCCTTTTGTTCCGACGAACGCGGTTATTTGGCGCCCTGTTATGCATGATTGTAATGGCCAATGTGATGGCACTGAATTTCTTTTATGATATCTGTGTAAAACTTTTTTCCACCCATCTGTTTATATCCGCTTTGTTCCTGATCACGCCGGATCTCAGCAGAATCGGGCGTTTTTTCTTTCTGCACCAAACAGTTGCGCCAGCGAACGAGTATCGTCCCGTGTATAGGAGAAAATGGCTGCGCTATCTACATACCGGCACTAAATACAGCGTTATTGCCGGGCTACTCTATTATCTGGTTGCAACAGGCTTCTATCAACATCGCTACCTGCTAAAATCCACCTCCACAGGGCCGCTCTATGGCAGTTATGAAGTGATATCGTATAACCGTATTCCTACCCCTGCTGACTCCAGACTTTTACGGCCTACTACGCCTTCTCCCCAATGGAAAAATATTTATTTCGAGAAAGGGAACCTGGTCCTTTTTAAGGATACTACCGGAGATGTAGCAGGAGTACATGTTGTGATAGATACCCTTTTACATAAGGTAAACTGGAGAATGGGTAAAGACAGTGATTCCACCCGTATTCATTATACCATATTACAGAGCAATCAACTGGTATTACAGGGCCATATTGCCGGCGACTCTGTACAGCTTACCCTGCGGAAAAAAGATACAGACCATTATCTGTTAATGACCAGAGGCTTCCATTGGGTCAATGAATTTGGTTTGAACAAGTAAGCCGTATATTTGAAGATGCACGATTTAACAATGCACCAACAACAGCTGGTTGCCCACGGCTATACGATTATTGAGGATGTATTCACCCATGTAGAAGCAGATCATTTGTTGCAACATGCGCCCGCTGCTGATGCATGCTTCTTCCCGTAGCACCAACGGCCATAACCGACGGGTAGTACATATAGAATTCTCCAACGATAGTTTGCCGGAAGGGCTTACCTGGGCAGAACAATCATCAATCACCGGTGCAAATTAGAATTCGCACCGGTAATTGTTTAGTACCCCGGGTTCTGCTTTAACAGTGATACTCCATCTTTCGCACTCAGATCGATCTGGCGTTGCGGAATGGGATAATATTTGTTACGGCTGCTGAAGTTGCCATTGACCACATCAGACGTAATGGTTTTTTCGTAA
Encoded proteins:
- a CDS encoding acyl-CoA desaturase, producing the protein MNKAIKQDRKSPNWWHQVDFLGIHAIPLLAFFTGTTAFDWILCGALYVVRMFFVTAGYHRYFSHRAFKTSRFFQFILAGGAQSSLQKGALWWSANHRIHHKHSDTPEDPHSANVYGIWYAHIGWIMGPEYKPTRFDLIKDHKAKELFWLNKYHMIPAIVLMVAVYFVGNKVNGTGWFDWTAGLSTLLIGFFASTVFLYHGTFTINSLMHKIGKQRYYTGDQSRNSLVLALVTLGEGWHNNHHYYQSAARQGFYWWEIDISYYVIKTLGWLGIVWDIRPVPAKVQNSNKLKDMQAGQVPVAVPELQD
- the mgrA gene encoding L-glyceraldehyde 3-phosphate reductase, whose amino-acid sequence is MQYTPATDRYDAMIYNRCGRSGLQLPAVSLGLWHNFGSIDNYENGRSIIRRAFDKGITHFDLANNYGPVPGSAEENFGRILKQDFTGHLRDELIISTKAGYLMWPGPYGDKGSRKYLISSLDQSLRRMQLDYVDIFYSHRPDPETPIEETMGALHSIVQQGKALYVGLSNYTAQQTQQAVAILKELGTPCLIHQPKYSMFERWVEDGLLDVLEANGIGCIPFSPLAQGLLTDRYLNGIPAGSRASKPSGFLQEHEVSDEKIDKIRKLYILALQRGQSLAQMALAWILKDKRITTVLIGASSVAQLDNNLDTLKNTHFNNDELEKIESILSQG
- a CDS encoding NADH:flavin oxidoreductase/NADH oxidase, encoding MVHLFTPLQLRTITLRNRIVVSPMCEYSSTDGFANDWHLVHLGSRAVGGAGLVMTEAAAVSPEGRISPQDLGIWKDEQMEMLQRIARFITDQGAVPGMQLAHAGRKASTVRPWEGSGKIDIADGGWEVYGPSAIPFSDVYPTPVALSQEGILKVLNDFRKAALRALQAGFKVVEIHAAHGYLLHSFLSPLSNQRTDEYGGSFENRVRLLLQTVESVRAVWPQELPLLVRISATDWAANGWNPDESVRLAAILKREGVDLVDCSSGGLVPYQKIELGPLYQTPFAEKVRREAGIATGAVGLITTAAEAESIIAGGRADLVLLARELLRDPYFPLRAAHQLGADSIKWPLQYERAKPRK